From Montipora foliosa isolate CH-2021 chromosome 6, ASM3666993v2, whole genome shotgun sequence, a single genomic window includes:
- the LOC138008861 gene encoding uncharacterized protein — protein MAEKKFGISSTFAIQCSICSQTNHISTSKQHRAGSRGPKAFDANTRVALAALDNGIGFSHVNSILTALDIPNMTRKTYKVREREVGKIAEGVAKATCKVMFDKECELVKENGGTVDTDGLLPLSVSYDMGWSKRGRAHNSLTGHGAVMGSLTGKALDFTTRNKFCRTCQSASQTGGNPKPHDCRVNHQTSSKSMEPLGAVELFKRAPVQSNNPAKYAVFIGDDDCSTLSKIREEVVYHVEKWSDTVHAKRTLINHLHKLKCETSFPRGESALSNKVIDYLGKCFSYSVAQNAGNTDGMQKAIRLIVPHAFGNHEHCLESWCGYKQDPTSYKHRDLPFGKDLVGESLKRSLEEVFEIYSSENVIKKLAHNASSQRNESLNSTIGSKNPKIRFYGGSESADQRVACSVAQKNMGKQYLLNVLQSANINPGCTMTSQVSKMDYERKQDQLRKQSKDFKKKRKQLRNVRSSKDSRLESRDGTVYESGSTLSLDPEVIIAASIQKAEIYQFEQQVPQFCFRKPRRYQTFNPGFEYNFVIYDTETNCGGKKAELVELSAFCHGTGDSFTKFVLPQHDINIYVSNINKFRIASFGNERVLHRNGFALQTVSLPECLLSFANFLKSTSATIKNATSKPVKILLIGHNANAFDTPLLIRSIAKYTETEPKFKELDLLFADSLVLIRHLLKENNQLLRKTDGSIPKVNLRDIYKCLFQSEFDNSHQGLADVMALDKVLFQSKLELTTEQIVNNSNTMILSTVQEDVQYLDKAHERLLTFNNRLYDDSDNSIIKKSLAKKLADSGLSFSDLRKLYSSTGPRGVAALLANPPSTSKGKSPRGTKCCITLQKIINFLKTLT, from the coding sequence ATGGCTGAAAAGAAGTTTGGTATTTCAAGCACTTTTGCTATTCAGTGCAGTATCTGTTCCCAGACAAACCACATTTCAACCAGCAAACAACACCGTGCAGGTTCCAGGGGACCCAAAGCATTTGATGCCAACACAAGAGTAGCTTTAGCTGCACTTGACAACGGTATTGGTTTTTCCCATGTCAACTCAATCTTAACAGCCCTTGACATACCAAATATGACTAGGAAAACATACAAGGTAAGAGAGCGCGAGGTTGGGAAGATAGCGGAAGGGGTGGCAAAGGCAACATGCAAAGTGATGTTTGATAAGGAATGTGAACTGGTGAAGGAAAACGGCGGCACTGTGGATACTGATGGTCTCTTACCCTTGTCTGTATCATATGACATGGGATGGTCCAAACGAGGTCGTGCACACAATTCCCTGACAGGTCATGGTGCGGTAATGGGCTCATTAACTGGGAAAGCACTGGACTTTACAACTAGAAACAAATTCTGTCGAACATGCCAGTCTGCCAGTCAAACTGGAGGCAATCCTAAACCTCATGATTGCAGAGTTAACCATCAAACATCATCAAAATCAATGGAACCCCTAGGTGCAGTTGAATTATTTAAGAGAGCACCAGTACAGAGCAACAACCCTGCAAAGTATGCAGTGTTTATTGGTGATGATGATTGCTCAACACTGTCAAAAATAAGAGAAGAAGTTGTTTATCATGTGGAAAAATGGTCTGATACTGTGCATGCTAAGCGAACATTAATCAACCATTTGCACAAATTGAAATGTGAAACATCGTTCCCCCGGGGTGAATCAGCATTATCAAACAAAGTCATAGATTACTTAGGAAAATGTTTCAGCTATAGTGTAGCACAGAATGCAGGGAACACCGATGGTATGCAAAAGGCAATAAGGTTAATTGTTCCTCATGCCTTTGGGAATCACGAACACTGCTTAGAATCCTGGTGTGGGTACAAACAAGACCCAACAAGCTACAAACACAGGGACTTACCCTTTGGTAAAGATCTTGTAGGAGAAAGCCTGAAAAGATCACTGGAagaagtttttgaaatttatagTAGTGAAAATGTCATCAAGAAGCTAGCACACAATGCATCTTCACAAAGAAATGAAAGCCTGAACAGTACTATAGGTTCCAAAAACCCCAAAATACGTTTTTATGGAGGTAGCGAGAGTGCCGACCAGAGAGTGGCATGTTCTGTTGCACAGAAAAATATGGGTAAACAATATCTCTTGAATGTTTTGCAATCAGCAAATATTAACCCGGGGTGCACCATGACAAGTCAGGTTTCGAAAATGGATTATGAAAGGAAGCAAGACCAACTTCGGAAACAAAGCAAGGATTTCAAGAAAAAGCGAAAGCAGCTTAGAAATGTGCGTTCTAGCAAGGACAGTAGACTTGAATCACGAGATGGAACTGTGTACGAGTCAGGCAGTACTTTATCCCTGGATCCTGAAGTAATAATTGCTGCTAGcattcaaaaagctgaaatctATCAGTTTGAACAACAAGTACCCCAGTTTTGCTTTAGGAAACCTAGAAGATACCAGACATTTAACCCTGGTTTTGAATACAACTTTGTCATTTAcgacacagaaacaaattgTGGTGGCAAAAAAGCCGAGCTCGTCGAATTATCTGCTTTTTGTCACGGCACTGGCGATTCGTTTACGAAATTTGTCTTGCCTCAACATGATATTAATATATATGTAAGTAATATCAACAAGTTTCGCATTGCATCGTTCGGCAATGAACGCGTACTCCACAGAAATGGTTTCGCTTTACAAACCGTTTCTCTTCCAGAATGTTTACTGTCTTTCGCTAACTTCCTGAAATCCACAAGTGCCACAATCAAAAACGCAACATCAAAACCTGTAAAAATATTGCTCATAGGACACAACGCAAACGCATTTGACACACCATTGCTCATACGAAGCATCGCCAAGTATACAGAAACGGAACCCAAATTCAAAGAACTGGACTTGCTATTCGCGGACAGTTTAGTCTTGATCAGGCATCTTCTAAAGGAAAACAACCAGTTGCTCCGTAAAACAGATGGATCGATTCCAAAAGTAAACCTGCGAGATATCTACAAGTGTCTATTTCAGAGCGAATTTGATAATTCCCATCAAGGCTTAGCCGATGTCATGGCTTTAGACAAAGTGTTGTTTCAGTCAAAACTCGAATTGACAACAGAACAGATCGTGAACAAcagtaacacgatgattctgtcAACAGTCCAGGAAGATGTCCAGTATCTTGACAAAGCCCACGAAAGACTTCTCACGTTCAACAACAGGCTCTACGACGACTCTGATAATTCAATCATCAAGAAAAGTCTTGCTAAAAAACTTGCAGACTCTGGTTTGTCATTTTCTGACTTGAGGAAACTGTATTCGTCGACTGGACCACGAGGTGTCGCTGCTCTGCTGGCAAATCCGCCTTCGACATCCAAAGGAAAATCGCCACGAGGTACCAAGTGCTGCATAACATTGCAGAAGATAATCAACTTCCTCAAGACATTAACTTGA
- the LOC138005194 gene encoding uncharacterized protein, whose amino-acid sequence MSAPGEQASGSTTSTTPTDPGGATVKQVLDIDIHGLPHFDLKGEPNSLYVRWKRWKRAFNLYVASKGVTNEGQKIALLLHSGGMELQEIYYTLVPEDNETTFNNCLAALDNYFTPKVDVPFERHVFRQMQQTEGKTIDQFVCRLHQKAISCDFANADEAIRDQIIEKCKDSRLRRKFLEKASDATLSVLQETARVHEAVNTQMQSMGACCRSKVENKRPGEKPRSDGANQIPEEPEENYYAFVVKCGGDLSGVADLCIGGVQLKDVFINSGATCNIVDRDTWESLKQEERCVAAFTAAESHGRALLGRDTAEKLNVLRVGPPNSPQANSIKSEGTSVDIVKNFPDVFTGVGKWKDYQLKLHVNKDVKPVAQPVRRLPFGLREKVDKELDELLKEDIIEKVPNGPTGWVSPLVVVPKPDGDIRICVDMRRANEAIERESHPIPTNEEVLHDLNGSTVFSKLDLKWGFHQVELYAESRQITTFITHRGLFRYKRLMFGITSAPEKYQNIFKDALIGCKGIKNIVDDLIIHGCGIQEHDENLLDVLCRLRKCGLTLNEKKCQFRLPKLTFLGHNCRCLQFKMPSHHRIPQKSDRF is encoded by the exons ATGTCAGCGCCTGGAGAGCAAGCGAGCGGCTCGACCACATCAACGACTCCCACTGATCCTGGCGGAGCGACTGTGAAACAAGTCTTAGACATCGATATCCACGGCCTACCTCACTTCGACCTAAAGGGAGAGCCAAATTCACTCTATGTTCGATGGAAACGATGGAAACGTGCCTTTAACCTTTATGTGGCCTCGAAAGGAGTAACCAATGAAGGTCAGAAAATAGCATTGCTGTTACATTCGGGAGGTATGGAATTACAAGAGATTTACTACACTTTAGTACCCGAGGATAACGAAACTACATTTAACAATTGTTTAGCAGCTCTGGATAACTATTTCACGCCAAAAGTCGACGTCCCATTTGAGCGACACGTATTTCGCCAGATGCAACAGACAGAGGGAAAAACCATCGATCAgtttgtttgccgactacacCAGAAAGCCATATCTTGTGATTTTGCTAATGCGGATGAAGCCATCCGAGACCAGATCATTGAAAAATGTAAAGATTCAAGACTTCGTCGAAAATTTCTCGAAAAAGCGAGTGATGCAACCTTGTCAGTGCTACAGGAAACTGCACGAGTCCATGAGGCGGTCAACACCCAAATGCAGTCCATGGGAG CCTGTTGCCGATCTAAAGTAGAAAACAAACGTCCAGGTGAAAAACCGCGTTCAGATGGTGCTAATCAAATTCCAGAGGAGCCAGAAGAAAATTATTATgcttttgttgtaaaatgtggCGGTGACTTGAGTGGAGTTGCTGATTTGTGCATTGGGGGTGTGCAGCTTAAGGATGTCTTTATTAACTCAGGAGCAACATGCAATATTGTGGATCGTGACACGTGGGAAAGTTTAAAACAGGAAG AGAGGTGTGTAGCCGCGTTTACCGCTGCGGAAAGCCATGGCAGAGCTTTGCTTGGAAGGGATACGGCAGAGAAATTGAACGTGCTAAGAGTTGGCCCTCCTAACTCACCGCAAGCAAACTCCATCAAAAGTGAAGGGACATCTGTGGACATTGTTAAGAACTTTCCTGATGTTTTCACGGGAGTGGGTAAATGGAAAGATTACCAGCTGAAATTACATGTGAACAAAGATGTAAAACCTGTTGCACAACCTGTCAGAAGATTACCATTTGGTCTAAGAGAGAAAGTCGACAAGGAATTAGATGAATTACTAAAGGAAGACATAATCGAAAAAGTACCCAACGGCCCTACAGGATGGGTCTCACCTCTTGTGGTTGTCCCGAAACCAGATGGGGATATTCGCATCTGTGTCGATATGAGAAGAGCTAATGAAGCAATTGAAAGGGAGAGCCACCCTATTCCTACCAACGAGGAAGTCCTGCACGATTTAAATGGGTCTACTGTTTTCAGTAAATTGGACTTGAAATGGGGCTTCCATCAAGTAGAGCTCTATGCAGAATCACGTCAGATTACTACCTTCATTACACACAGGGGTCTTTTTCGTTACAAGAGGTTAATGTTTGGAATAACCTCAGCTCCAGAGAAGTAtcagaatattttcaaagatgctctgattggctgcaaaggaattaaaaatattgttgacgACTTAATCATCCACGGATGTGGAATCCAGGAACATGATGAGAATCTGCTAGATGTTCTGTGCCGTCTCAGAAAGTGTGGATTGACCTTGAATGAGAAGAAGTGCCAGTTCAGACTTCCAAAATTAACGTTCCTTGGACATAACTGCAGGTGTCTGCAATTCAAAATGCCAAGCCACCACAGAATACCGCAGAAATCAGATCGTTTTTAG